The genomic DNA CTaattttaagccaaaagagTTGGGCTAAGGCAAAACCTCAAGgtaaaggggaagagaagatgGGTGGGCAAGGAAGGGAAACGTTGTCCCAGAGGGCAGCCAGTCCTCCTCACATGCCTTCTGCAGCATCGAGGACTAAAAACTGGGATAAACTAGGGTCATTGCCCATTGCTTATCTCAGTGGTCTTATACCTAAATAAACTGGTGTGGCAGCTTGACTCAGCTCTCTTAAACTCCTCCCTACTTTCTTGCCTTTGTTTCTAGAGATTCATTCCattgtttatttataaaatctACTGTACTTAGTGCCTGTCTTCAGGACGGAAGCAATCCTTGCAAAGAGTCTACCAAGAGCAACATGTTGGGGCTGTGAGTCGTGCCAGCTTTGAGAGCAGCAGCCCCCAGCAAGCAGCCAGAGGTCTGCCCCTGTATATCATCTCAAGCTGCCATCATGTAGGGGATTCAGGAACAGCATAAAATCAAGACAGTTCAAATGGATCTGATGTTAGAGCAGACTGAGAAATCATAAATCCTTGGGTCGTTTCTCAGGCAGTTTTGGGACACAGAGGTAGAGGTGAAAGCTCCTTGCATTAGTCCTCAACTTACTGAGGTGCAAAACTGTGCTAGTCTGACAAAATGTGTCATTCCGGTTCCTAAGTGTTTCCTCCTTGTTCTTCATGTCTGCATCCCTGCCAATCCTCCTGCGGTATTCCCTGCCTCCTACTCTGCCCCTGCGTTTCAGCCTTGGTTCCCTCTCTGGTTCCATTTCATGCCTCTCTCTGCATCTATAGGGGGAATGTCCACCAGCAAATCTGTGAGATCTTCTCTCTCATCCTTTAACACTTTCACGCTGCCTTAAaactcccttctttcccctaaATCTTTGCCTAGTCCAGAAAAGGTACCTCTAACAAGGAGAAAGTGAGCCTTTCCCACTACGTGGTTTCTTCAACCTGCATTTTCCAAAGGCCATGAAGCTACGAGCTTAGCTGCCAGGCACAAACCCCATGAAATCAAGTTCCCTAATGTACCTGAAGGAGGAAACCCAGGGCTACAAATCTCCCAGAGAGCAGAGGCACTTGGATGTCGTTAGCTTAGTTCGTCTTCACAAGGCAGAACATGAGCtcccagggacagggactctGATTTTCTCagtgttagggtttttttttgccataggCACATCGCTGTCACTCTGCTTGTAATAAGAATCCTCACTGTCATGTGAGTATAATACACTTTCAAGAATAATTGCCTGCCCAAAGAACTAATCCCACTTCAATCTTTTAGACTCATTATTTCCAGTTGCCTTTGGGTGTATCTCAGTCACCACTCgtagaagaaaaaatacccaaTCCCCCATGCCATCAAataggaataaagaaaaaaatcctagaagTTCCACCCTCTGGAAATCCTCATGGATCATGGCATCAATAAATATCTGCATAAGAGGGATACAAATGCTTCCCTACAGAAAGGATACTTGTAGGATGTTGCGTGGCCCATCCAGGACATCTGTAATCCCCAGAATTAAACTGTGTTGGATGAAGATTTCATTGACAGCTGCCAGCCTCACATCTGTATTCATATTAATCTGTTAAGGAATGCAGGAAAAATTAATGAGCTACAGCAAAAGTTGGGCCAACCTATGGCTACAAACTGCAGTTGGGTGACCCCAAATACTGCGTCtctgaaaggaaagcagcaacaaaagcaGTCTGCAGTCAGGGCAGGATTGTCACCAGCCATCAACTGGCCTAGCCACCGCTAGCAGATGTCTGTGCAGGGAGAAACATCACTAcggattatttttcttacagacGAGATGTCTGTAGTGGAATTGACTGCTGGTATTGTCCATTCCCCGGCTGTCCCCAAGTGAAGGACTCCTTTCCTGAAGCTCTGCACACCTAGATATCCCCCTGGAAGAACCATTGCTTGCTTGTCGTTAGAGGTTTGCTCCAGAGCTCCGTGCAGAGACCCTCTTGGAGTTCGCATCAAGCCTTCCAGTATTATCCTGCAGATCACTGTTTAGAAATTCCCGTACTCCTGTGATTCTTACAAAGTTGACAACAACATCCAAGCAGGCAGGTTGTGGCAAGCTGGTTGACTCTCATGTTAACATCATCTCCCTGCTTCCTTCTACCACCCAGATTACCCTGGTTTTATCATTTTATCGCAACTTCTGTGGGATAGGAGCTGCCTTTGTGTTCCGGAGCTGTTGCCAGGCAGGAGCGGTGGGGCCAGGACGATGACACCAGAGCACTGCAGCAACACAAGTAAAGGATGCTGTCAATGACAACAGGCAGATGAGACTGGAAGGACCGTTGTCAGAAGCAGGCCAGGAGCTGACCCTGCTGATGAGCCCCCGTGGCTTCCCACCAGCCGTGGGAGTGCAAACTGTGCTTCAGTGACAGCAGGAGCGTTGAGCAGCCTGCCGGGCTCCAGCACCTACTTTTTAGGCATGACAACATCTAACTTGGCTGCAAAACATCCCTTGCCTGAACCTGATCTCCGAGTCTGCTGTGAActattccttccttcccagaTAATTATATTCTCCATATGCATCTGGGAGATGACCTGCGTCCTGACACTTTGGTGGGAGGGAGTCCTTCTCTTACCTTCCTCTGGCGACAGTCGATAACCAGTATCACAATTATAGTGACTGCGACAGCCACCAGGGTCACCAGTACGCTGACCTCCCAGTAACGTCCAAAGGACCACAGCTGGACTGTGGAGTAAATGTTTGTCCAGAGAGACAGGTAGAACACCTACAAAAACCCAGAGAGGTTGATGATACTCACAAAACCACGCAAGTGAGAaaagtctggaagaaaaaaaactcccGGTCCCTTCTTCTAGGGTGATACCTTACTGTAGATGAAGTCACATGAGATTTTCAGGCTATGAGAAAGGACAGAAGTTCTTTCCAGTAATaaacaggggaaagaaaggactAGAAGGACTGAGTGAGCCGTAgtttattataaaaaattacTGGTCATCAAAGATAGAAAGTGAATTATTAATGATGATTCATACCTAGAAAGAATTCAACCAGTTCTTCCATTTAGATAAGAGATGCACTCACTGAGGCATATTGAGAATAATTCTAATCGTGCCTGTATTTAGAAAGCTCCTATGTCAAAGCACTCAAGGTGGTGCAGAGACTATTCAGTTATAGGAACGCTCAAATGGACACTGACATTGGGCTCAAGGACTGTGTTAAGGACGGACAAACTTGGCCTTTGcataaaaacagacaaaattgAAGTCATTTGCCCTTTATTTCAGATAGCACGCACGAGGGCAAGAGATTGCCTCCAAGTAAGTATGACACGTACATCTCGGCACGTCACAGCATCATCTGGCAATAATATAACTCATTTACTCTGGATGGGCACCAAAACCCTCAAAACACTGAGCACCAGCTCCTACCagtgaaaggaggagaagacatGTATAATGGCTatccaaagaaataaatgcaatgaaaatgaaGGAGTCCCTTTTTATCCCACCCTCACCACACTGCAAAGTATCAGTAGATGCTAGCATTTGGGGTCTCTGGAGGAGCTCCTCTCACCAGAAGATGACAAACAAGACTAGGCAATTACCTCAGTGACCAAAGTTGATTGCTCCATTGGTCTAAATTAGCATCAGGACCAGAATAtctacagatttttaaaatcaactttaaaaaaatctggagtAGGTACATCTGCCTCAGCATATGCTGATGATTCAGCCATGGACAGCCCACTTTGGTGAGACTTCCAGCAAGGGGTTGGAGAAGACGCCTTGCCCTCTCATCTACAGAAATTCTGTGAACCGGCATTTCCAAAGGAGCTCCCTAAGATGTGTAAAAACCAGTATCTCTTTCTCCACCAGTATCTCATCCCCACCTTTCCCTCCCTCAGCACAAGAACCCCAGGTGTAGATCTTGATGCTTCTCAGCAAGCACATGTCTATGGCAAGCATGCAAGAGACCCCACCATCCTTACCACAGCAATGGCTATCTGGAATGCCCTGGAGTTGTAGAACATGTATCGCCTTACTTCAGGCTTCAGGACAGCATCCTGGATTAACCTTCTCCAATGATCAGCTGCCACCTGCTCAGGGAGAAAACACCAGACTAGGGCCAACCTCCAGTTTCAGGTCCTGGCTCCATCCAAACCGGCTTGGGCAGTGGTGGGGTCAGGCTTGGCGCTGCAACTGAAAGCTGTATCCCAGAGCACCCTCACACTAAGTGCATCTCCGAGCTCATCCATACAACTGTCACTGACCAAACACTTGTGTGCTTGCCTCATTTGCCATGAGTAACATCTCCCTGGGAAgcacagggaaggagaaaaatcacCTGTTTATGACAAAGGTTAAGATGAAACAGATTGTCCCAAGGACGCTCCATCCCATCAGAGTGACTTTCAAGCAATTCACTCTAAACCTCTGTTGAATGGGTTTCTTCATGGAGGTTTAAGCCAAGATCATTACAGGTGACTTGCAGTCCATGGGAAACAGGCTGAAGTCAAACTGAAACAAGCCACGTGTGAACGCAAATGATGCTAATCCAGTTCACATTCACTCCTACAGGGTTCCCAGTGAAGATTATGCATGGAGAGCTTACCTGAACCCCAAAGGACTTCAGTTTCTCTGCACAAAGCTCCATGTCGAAGGAGGTGGCCGAGCAGTTGTTGTCCATGCTGAGCACCATGAGCACCTGGCCATTGAGGGGTTCTGCAAGAGCCCAAAGGAGTTGTGAGCACTGACCAGGCATGAGTTTTTCTCCTAGCGGCTAAGGAGGATgtgggaaagggaaagctgaggaaCACAGACCACTCTGACGTGTCCTAATGGACACAGAATCCCCCTTGGACATTTCTAAGAACATCAGAAAGAGCTTtggaagcagcacagcagcctgaTGTTCCCCGAAAGGAAACAACCTACAAAAAGGGAGAAGACTCCAATCACATTCCAGGAGGGAGCAGCCAGAGATAACATAATGCCCTGATCTCTGGCAGGATAATGTCTTGCCTCACTGGTTCCTAACTGAAAGGACAATGGACTCAGGCTGCTCAGTGTTCCTAAGGCTGTTGGAGAGATCACCCACCAGCTACTCACCCCACCCACTACAAGAAAAACCTTGAGCAATCAAATCAAGGTGCTTTCCAATAACCACCTTATCTGGGATGTGGCAAGGCTCCCCTGGAGCAGGAGCTCCATAGGTCCTCCAGCATCCAGGGCCCCACGCTCCCAGTGTTCCTGGGCAGCATGGCTCTGCTCGAGGCTCTCAGCTTCTCCGTTTCAGCTAGGGCCAGGATCAGAGATGTAATCTAGAGACCCAGGTTGCAGTCAGGAGCTCAAAAACTGTGAGGACAACCTGCCCTAGATTTGAGGCACCTGCTGTTCAGAGCTGAGGCAGAGCAGCCTCAGAGTGGCACAGGAGAGCTGTGATCTCCAGGCATCCCATCTGGCATTCCTCTAGAGTTTACACAAGCTGTGCTACAGGTCTAAGGAACTGGTGTGTTCCGATGAGATCTTGTTTCATTGAGACATTTCATCcacctttccttccccctttgcAGATccaggggctgctcctgctgacaCTGCGTGCCCATTTCTCTCCCAGAGTGCTGTGCTGGCTGAAATACAGTGTGCACtcacctctccctgctctcccaccGTGTCCTCCACCCTCATCACCTCTGCACTGCTCAGGAACAGCAGATGCCACGTGAAAGGAGGCAATTAGAATAGGGCATGGCTGCATTGACTCAAAAAGGGAGGAGTAGACGGGTTTGAAAACTCCAGGATAATGAGGTCCTGTTTGTTTGCTGAGGTTTATCTTTTCCTGACACAGAACAATGGCAGAAGTGGATATAACAcgagaataaaaacaaatggcCTCAGCTTAGGGCTCAGCTGTCCTGTTCTCCATGGCTTTGGCCAAGTTTCTTGGCACAAAGTCTAGCAAGTTGGGCACGAAGCTCAGATAACGGACAAGTGCAGAGGGGCTCAGCTCCCTGAGCTCTGCTGGAGTGACAAGACCTGCCTTGCTCCCTCAAAAATTAAGTGCTAAGGAGTACCATGAACCGAGTAAGCAAAAAGGATGGCCTGCTGAAGGATGCGTGGTGGTCTTGGCGAGGAGAGCCATCCACAGCACCACCTTTGGTCTCTGCACAGCACCTCCGCAGTGCTGCAGAGATGGAACAAATTGTTACTGGGAAAAGGGTCACAATATGGAAAGCGCAGCTCAAGGTTCCCAAATGTTCCATCATTTTTGAAGGCTGAAAGAAGACTTCCAGACTTTCAATAGGTCGATGCCCATTCAGCCCTGCATATCAGGCTCTCCAGGAAAGTCAAATTGTGTCCATCCCCTCCCTGAAATGCTGAAACATCTCTAATGTTTAGTTGCTTTTGCAAATGAGGCGGTTAACGAGCATCTTTGAAAAATCCATCTCCTGTTATTTTAAGGGCTCTGTACTCAGTGCTGCCTTTCTCCTTATCACCAAGTTGCTCACTTACCTTTTGCCCACTGCAGGGAACCTTCCCTTAAATCACTCTTACAATAAAGGATGGAGGAAAGTGACCCATTTTTCTCAGTCCCACCAGCTTGGCTGTCATGGGCCATGCTGAAGGTGCCTCTCCTGGAGGGACTCTGCGTTGTATAATCAGAAATTCAGCACTTCTATAACTGCCTTATTGCTCCCTGTTCAGAAACGCCGATTCAGCCCCAGGGCAGAGACAGTCGGTTTGCTTTCCTCGTGTGGGACCAGATTGTGAAATCTTCATTCACACTCCCACTGATGACTTTCCTGTGATCTCACTTTCCATGAGCAAGGAGGCATATTCAagccctgggaaaaaaaaaaaaaaaagaagaggaaaagaaaatcccacaTCTTGCAGAGACAGCAAATAGAGACCAACAGCCCAAACCACTTGGGCGTACTCTGCTCTTTGAACTCCACTCCCCATGGATGTTATTGCCAGGGAGGCGTCCGCCAGCCGTCAGCACAGTACACATTGGCTCACCTATTGCTGCAATTACTTTATAATAACGGGTGGAACAATTATCCTTAAATATTCCTTAGATTATCCCGACAGCcttaaatattcatattttgtAAACAATTGGTCAAAGAATATGCAGGGTTTTCTCCTTGCAAAGCCAACAGCCTTCTTGCTACTGCTTCCAGCAGGCACTTTCAGAAGAGAGTGGAGCTGGAGTAAATGCCCTTCCCTGGAAGCGATGCACCCCACCCACTGACACAGTGGATAATTCCCCAGCATAGGAAGGAAAGAAcgcagaaaaggaagaaaaatgcattcacCAAAGGCAGAGGCAAGCAGAGCTCTCACCCAGCAGAGCAAAGTCTTGGAGGGTCTCTGCTCTTCTTCCCCCActcctctcttccccaggcGGTGCCAGAAGCCAATGGGGCACGTCCCGGCAGCAGGCAGCGTGCCCATGGCTTTTCCAGACAAAGGCTGCTGACGTAGGTCTCTAACCTACTGCCAGGAGCTGTGGGTGGTTATTAAAGCAAGTGCTTGGAAGACTCTAAAGTTTAGTTTTCGATTACCTTCCACTCAACACGGTCCAGCTGCATCCATGCTGCCTCTCTAGAATTACCATTTACTTTTAACCTCTGATGTGTCTTTCTTTTGCACCACATGCCTGTTGCTGCCCCTTGGTGCAAAGGTCCCTTGCAGAGCTCATCTGCTCTCCTCCCAAAGAGGATTGCTTTATGTTTGACTGATGGTTGTTGCTGCAATGACCCCCTTCCACAAAGCCAGGGTAGTTGAGGGCTGAAGgactttcagaaaggaaattgaggcaaaaaaaaaaaaaaaaaggaataaaaggtTTTTCTAACTGCAAGAAAAACCTGCAGAGGAATGGAAAATCATACTTAAAGGACTCAAGCCATGGTACAGGTTGCACAAGATGTGTGCAGAGTGTGTGCgtgcacagcagctgctcttcaGCACAGGTGAAGGAGGTTCTGCTTTGGACTATATATATttggtgtatatatatatatatatatatttggaaTATAAATAACTTTCTCTGCACAGGTGAGAAGAGGTTCTGTTGTACATTGAGTGTGGCTCCCTAGTGTGACGTCCTTGCAGAGCATGTGTAACAGAGCACGTCTCCCAGCACTGCAAGGTGGATTCAAACAGCgaattttctccttcctttccctttttgccTTCAATCCCTTCAGGTTTGCACCAAGCTGAagtgaaagtgaaaaacaagacagaaaagtccacaaaaaaacagaagcaaagcagagagtggaaaaaaaaaacaacaggaaacaaaaaaataattaaaacctaCCACCCTGTTGCCTTAAGTTAGAGATGAATAAAGGCTTTCTGGCTTTCTTGTCAAGCATTCTGTGTCCCAGGAGGACGGTACCCAGGAGAAGACATCAACAGTGCAGAAGGATCAGGGCAGCTCAGCGTTCCTCAGCCCatccaggggctgcaggaggaaaacagcCTACCCCAGACAGGACAAGCTCATGGGCAAAAGCAGCTTTGATTTTACGTCTTCATGCAGAATAGCCTCGTTAGGGTCTGTTGATTTTTACTGCAGAACAACTGTCTGGTTTAGGAAGTGGATCCCCCCAAATCTTCCTCTGGCTCCTCCTCCTGTGCCAACATGAGGGGTATCCTCTCTTCTCGTGCATTCCCCAGGCTCCAAGTCGCTCTACatctctttttattcttaatgCAATACCAACATATCTTTGATGAGTGCCTCTTTCAGGCTATGGACCTTTGTTTTAGGACACCTCCAAGCCCTCGCTAGGCAGCAGAGAAATGCTCAGCAAGTCCTCCTGCTTCATTCCCATAGCAGCTGGCAGAGACTTACCTGGTCCAGCTCACCTCCTGGTCTTGGAGAGCCGGCTCAgatctctcctcctcctcactgtACTTCATTTGCCATCCTCCCACTCCGCACTGCCCAGGCCCCACGCTGTCTCACCACCAAGCAGGGAGGTCTCTGGTCCCACAGCTCAGCATGTGGTGGGGAAGGTCGCTCTCTTCCCTGCGTCTCCCAGGGACCATGGACTAAGCAGGCACAGCTCACCCAAGGCAAGAAGCCTGCTCCCCCGCACTCCCTCGTTACCCCTAGCTGCGAGCACCAACTTGCAAAATCTCCCTTGTGCATGTGACTTTTCCCTAGGCTGGTTTCAGAACTGTGGTTTTAACCCTCTAGAGTTCCTCTAAAGTGTTCCCCACTGAAGGTGCAGCCTTGGGAGGAGATCCCACCACAGGAGCTTAGCTCACCTTTTGCAGGGTAGGGGTCCAGAGCTGGACCCTAAAGGTCATGAAGATCTGAAGAGTGGCGCAGGCAGAAGGCtgccctcctccttttcctcgATCAGCCGGGTAGGACTCACACAGCAGGAGTCCCGAAGTTGCATCAGATTAGCTGCTGTGAGTATTAGTCAAAGCCAAACACTAATGACAGAGCTGGAGAAATCAGAAGAGGTGAATGAAGATCTCAAGGTTGAGATACTCACTGCGTATTTAGCAAAAGGTCACgttaaaggacagaaaaataggGATAATGCACAGGGTGGAGGTTGTAGCTCTCCCCAAAACAGGAGGCTGCGCTGATACAGAGGGTGGGTGTGAGCTTCCCCTCCAGCTGCTGGacccaaaagcaaagcagtagGCTCAGACACAGAGCCAGAGGGATCCCCAGAGCAGCTTCACATGCTAAAGAAGTGATTTAATTTCATGCAAAGAGCTAATGCTGAGAGATACCACAGCAGAGAAGACTAGTTAGCCTGAGGATTGTGGTTTCACAGCTCACCAAAAACATCCATGAATGCCAGGAACAGAGTGAATCAAGTATCTTAGTGAGTTAGTCTTagcaaacagttaaaaaaagaaagcttcatTGCAGCGCTTGTGTCCATTTCCTGGAGGAAACGCCGTTCCTCTCTTGGAGGCATGGATTTGTGCAACCCTGCTTGCTCCAGACAGTGCTGAGCAATGTGTTCAGTACATCACGTGGCCGCACGGGGAACAGGGCTGACTTCAAAACCGCTTACCCACATGGGATCTTGTTACACTGGAAACTGGCAGCTAGCACAGTAACATCGTCCAGGTGTTGAGAAACCAGATAAACCTTCTTGCTGTTGCCACTAGCCCAAGCCCCAGCTCAAATCCCCACCCAAAACAGGGCCATGCAAAGCTTTAGGTTCAGCAAATGCTTCTCATCAAAAGTTTTGGCTTCATTTTCACCTCTTCTTGCCCATGCGAGGATCCCAACAGAGGGCGAATATGATGAGCAAAGCGCTTGGAAAGAGCACTGTCAGCTCACTGCAGGAAAATGCCTGAGGTAAAACTCCGTGGGGGCAATAAAAGTGGCTTGAAAGCACCACTCAGAAATACCTGCACCGCCTACACCGTACATCTCTGGTTTAGCAAGACGTGGGTGGGTGGGCTGATCTTGGCATCAACACCTCACTCCGTCAGcacaagcagaaaaatcctGTTCAACCAGGAGGGGTGTTGgggcaaaacaaaaagaagaaagagaattcCAGGTGTAAAGCAATCCaaattttcctgctctgaagcagaaaaaaaggccaCATACTATTACATTTTTGGAAACTTTTAGACTGACAGCCTTTCCCTATGAAGGTTTTCAAAGCGTCTGTTTCACGCCTGTCTGAGGAACTGAGGAGGAAGCTCCATGGCAGCTTAAACCAACCTAAAGGAAGGTTTTCCAGTTATTTTCTGAGATCATTTTccactcagccacctccctgaACTTGCAGATCTGGCCCAAAGGAAACAACGGATGTGCCGGCAAGGCTGTGTGAAATCAAGGTCTCTTATACTGACTCTACCTGCAAGCCACATGCTCAGAAACCTTTGGCAGGTCTTTGTTTTCTGATCCGCTTATTGGGTCCATAGTTTCAGCACTTATGTCAGGCAAGAGAGATCCTGTCAGGTATCTTGCAATCCAAGCAAGTATCCTGTAGCCACAGGTCACACAGAACAGTCTACAAAATATATTATGCTACACTGGAAACTGGCATGATACATGATTAATCTATTCCAATAAATATCACATTTTAGATTCTAGATGGACAATAACTTGCTATCGTGTTTGCACACATGCCTTTATATCTGGGCCCGTGAGATGCTATGATGTGACTGTAACATTCCTATCCCATCTACCAACACCTGGGCATTGAacctgttggaacgggtccagaggaggttacaaggatgatccgagggctggagcacctcccattcaaggataggctgagagagttgggcttgttcagcctggagaagaaaaggctcagaggagaccttatagtgaccttccagtacctgaagggggtacaagaaagctggagaggggctgtttccaaaggcttgtggCAATagaatgaggggcaatgggtataaactggagaggggcagatttagattagacataaggaggaatttcttcacaatgagagtggtgaggcactggaacaggttgcccagggaaattgtggctgcccatggtagggggcagaactggatgggctttgaggtcccttccaacccaaaccactctatgattctatgattagaaaTTTAACCCTCTTAAAGCCAGTACAGGGAACAGTAATTAACAGAGAATACAAAGTCAGTCTAgtaaagtagaaataaatttgAGAGAGGCAAAGGCTCACAAATAATGGGAAACTATTtgacagtaaaacaaaaagaggacaCTAACAGGATCCCAGCACAGACTGGAGAAGCTTCTATTTGCGGAACCCAGCTGACATGCTCTGAATCCAGccctatttaaaaatgaaggtCTTCCAAAAACTGAAATGCGaatgaatgaaatgaaagtGAATGCAAATGCAGACTTCTCCACTCCGGGAAGTGTTGTATTCACTGTACATTCAGCTCGTGCCGGCTGGCAGGGGATTTGTTGTATACAAATCAGAGTTAAGGCAGCTGAGGCTTCTCTTGATCTTCATTCACTAGTATCTATGCAGAAGCAAGTTCTGACTTAGTATAAACCATGGCAAAGCTATTTGCAAAGtctccttgtctttcttcattttttgctttgtctgttttctgcttgCCAGTGTTAACTCTCTGgcggctggacttgatgatcttagaggtcttttccaaccttaactcTCTGATATTTAATTGATGAGCTCCCACTGCAGCCTTCTCATGGACACTCTCACCCCACTGCCAAAGGAGACCTCACCCTTCCAACATGATAAAAGCAGGGCCAACAGTTAGGCAATAAAATCCAACCACACAGTCCCAAGACACAGGGACAGCAAGACTCCAGCAGTGGCTATGGTGGAACCTCCACAGCTCCTCAACCTTCCTGGTAAAGTGCAGATAAAAACTGAATCTTTCCCATTTCAAATTAAGCTGATGACTTTTTCTAGCCTCAGTGAATCTGATGAAAAATTACATGGCTCTCCTCTTTGAAACAACCTCTAATCATTTCAAGATCTCTCCATTCTGTGACAGAGACCACAGACTAAAtaatcccatccctgcccatcATCATCACTCTGTGCTGGATCTGCCAGACCTCCCCAGGCCCTTCGATGCTCCATTCAAAGAGCGATTTGCTCTCAGCTCTTTCAAAGCTCAGTGTCTGGACAGGACAGAGATCTTACCAGAAACACAacaactctctctctctctctcacctcCATCTTCCACAGGTACATCCATGTATCAATATGCTGCACAGCGGTGACttcatttcaaaaccaaaccatttgCTGAGTCTTGAGGGGGTCATCCTTATTTTCACAGTTTGGGCAGTGTTGTACAGTCAGTTATTGATTGCTTGGGGTTTGTGTATTTGATTTCTCCCTTCTTAGTTCAGCATTAGACTTCAGAAAGCCTCACGCTATTGGTTTCAGATCACTTCTCCCATTTATCAAGATCATTTTGAATTGCAATTCAGTCCTCTGTATTGTTTGTATCTTCCCAGCTTGGTGCCCTGGACATGTATTATAACCGTACTCCCTATTCCATCATGCTGCTTTAATGAATATACTACAGGGAACCTgattgcatgaaaaaaatatctgtatttgcAGTGCTTTCCCAGTCTGACATAACCACCGATATCTCCTGTCCTCTGGGGTAGCCTCAGCCTCTACCAGGTTCTCAATACCAATTTTTAGATCATTTTTCAGATCATTTGTCTCAAGTCCCACTACTTTAAATACTAAGCTATAGACTCATTAGTCAGTATTTTCCTATTTTGAatccccaaaccccattttctCCATGCATTTATTACTTG from Cuculus canorus isolate bCucCan1 chromosome 19, bCucCan1.pri, whole genome shotgun sequence includes the following:
- the TMEM268 gene encoding transmembrane protein 268, whose product is MAHDSQAGGTEKNGSLSSILYCKSDLREGSLQWAKEPLNGQVLMVLSMDNNCSATSFDMELCAEKLKSFGVQVAADHWRRLIQDAVLKPEVRRYMFYNSRAFQIAIAVVFYLSLWTNIYSTVQLWSFGRYWEVSVLVTLVAVAVTIIVILVIDCRQRKINMNTDVRLAAVNEIFIQHSLILGITDVLDGPRNILQLWFVRFNPERCLQSLSAHIMDLQRTRESGLRHSLDQICVVMEAAVQPHPETEEEEASREESPLLSNSKKEPVTCNELLHLVPEGPPEVMAQQLLVIFSGCYVRLLVTGRLPRAVARGHLEHSSVPCLCQFIETTVLNTHRSWFTGR